The Candidatus Hydrogenedentota bacterium genome includes a region encoding these proteins:
- the hemN gene encoding oxygen-independent coproporphyrinogen III oxidase gives MEQIEAPSDRVSAELLIRYDKPGPRYTSYPTAPAWSDSFGDADYRTALGAASRSDASLSLYVHIPFCSHRCAFCGCNVIISKSMTVVDKYLQYLDQELEMAASALGNRRSVNQLHWGGGTPTFLTIAQMHTLFESITKRFIIEPGAEIAIEADPRVTTAEQIDTLRTLGFNRVSMGVQDLDAEVQAAIDRNQTGEQTTQLVELCRDANMQSVNIDLVYGLPKQTLDSWSQTLDSVIALRPDRLAVYSYAHLPDSQHNQRKINADDLPRGAAKYELLAAARWKFVQAGYRAIGMDHFALPDDELSVAVSERRLSRNFMGYTVKQAPDMIGFGTSAIGDIGGALAQNEKKLSRYFQALDGGRFATARGCHLTRDDQIRAWVIREITCNFHLDFAELKDRWGVDFASYFAAERRDLAPLCDDGFVTVDDTGVSVVSLGQVFVRNVAMVFDAYLRRGMQHAFSRTV, from the coding sequence ATAGAGCAAATAGAAGCGCCGAGCGATCGGGTAAGCGCGGAACTTCTGATCCGCTACGACAAGCCCGGCCCGCGCTACACGAGTTATCCCACCGCACCCGCATGGTCGGATTCGTTTGGCGATGCGGATTACCGCACGGCGCTGGGGGCGGCATCGCGGTCGGACGCCTCGCTTTCTTTGTACGTCCACATCCCATTTTGTAGTCATAGATGTGCGTTCTGCGGGTGCAACGTCATTATATCGAAGTCAATGACGGTCGTCGATAAGTACCTCCAGTACCTTGATCAGGAACTGGAAATGGCCGCAAGCGCCCTCGGAAATCGGCGCTCCGTAAACCAGCTCCATTGGGGTGGCGGCACGCCAACCTTCCTGACCATTGCGCAAATGCATACGCTTTTCGAGTCGATAACGAAGCGGTTCATTATCGAGCCCGGAGCGGAGATTGCCATCGAGGCGGACCCGAGGGTGACCACCGCCGAGCAGATCGACACGCTGCGCACGCTGGGCTTTAACCGCGTCAGCATGGGCGTTCAGGACCTGGACGCGGAGGTCCAGGCGGCGATCGACCGCAATCAGACTGGCGAGCAGACGACGCAGTTGGTGGAGTTGTGCCGCGATGCGAACATGCAGAGTGTCAATATCGACCTCGTGTACGGCCTCCCAAAGCAAACCCTGGATTCGTGGTCGCAGACACTCGATTCGGTGATCGCGTTGCGCCCGGACCGGCTGGCGGTGTACAGCTACGCGCACCTGCCGGACTCCCAGCACAACCAGCGAAAAATCAACGCAGACGACTTGCCGCGCGGCGCGGCGAAATATGAACTGCTGGCGGCCGCGCGGTGGAAATTCGTACAGGCAGGTTATCGGGCCATCGGTATGGACCACTTCGCACTGCCTGACGACGAACTGAGCGTGGCGGTGAGCGAGCGCCGGCTGAGCCGAAACTTCATGGGTTACACGGTGAAGCAGGCGCCCGACATGATCGGGTTTGGCACGTCGGCAATCGGCGATATCGGCGGGGCGCTGGCGCAAAACGAAAAGAAGCTCTCACGTTATTTCCAGGCCTTGGACGGGGGCCGGTTCGCAACCGCCCGTGGATGCCACCTGACGCGCGACGACCAGATTCGGGCGTGGGTCATTCGCGAAATCACGTGTAACTTCCACCTGGATTTCGCGGAGCTGAAAGACCGGTGGGGTGTGGACTTCGCATCGTATTTCGCGGCTGAGCGCCGCGATTTGGCCCCGCTATGCGACGACGGCTTCGTAACGGTGGACGATACTGGCGTGAGCGTCGTGTCGCTGGGGCAGGTGTTTGTACGCAATGTCGCGATGGTTTTCGACGCATACTTGAGAAGAGGAATGCAGCACGCGTTTTCGCGGACGGTTTAG
- a CDS encoding PAS domain S-box protein has product MFDSSSAEYTSDFWQHKDWVVGLVESAVDGIIVIDERGAIGYANAAALRLFGYEMDEVIGRNVSLLMPEPYRSAHSDYIASYRQSGVKKIIGIGREVAGRRKDGAVFPMHLSISEVTVDGRRLFTGITRDISREKKAEESLRALTFRYEAILAAAPDLIVEVDRNRKHVWMNQAALNFYGDDAIGREPADYFYGPQDTYETVSPLLEGLDETVYVESLQRRRDGEPRLLAWWCRCLRDSEGKVIGALSTARDITNRKRNEQEQKRLLGELTERNKKITCLYSVGRAIAAAKSDQDLFEALVQLIRPACYKPETARARVTYDGQQYAEPGVQETPWGFASDIRVGGRKRGSIEVFYLEARDQDEARHFLREDRDLIEAIAQTIGETEERRYAEAQVIQASKLASVGELAGGVAHEINNPINGIMNCADILMSSVREGTRERQYVELIRSEADRVAIIVRNLLTFSRQEREEHSQARLTDIVNVVLSLSGKSIAKAHIDLTVDVPEDLPKVRCRSERIQQVLMNLIINALHALEERYPGADPNKKLFIRGAVVSLFGRRHMRLTVEDYGTGIDPTHIDRLFDPFFTTKGRDKGTGLGLSVSDGIVKEHGGTLSVESEFGNFTRFHVDLPLDTAPNGGDRKENK; this is encoded by the coding sequence ATGTTTGATAGCAGTTCTGCGGAGTACACGAGCGACTTCTGGCAGCACAAGGATTGGGTCGTAGGCCTGGTCGAGTCCGCCGTGGACGGCATTATCGTCATCGACGAACGCGGCGCCATCGGCTACGCGAACGCGGCGGCGCTCCGGCTGTTCGGCTACGAGATGGACGAGGTCATTGGGCGCAATGTGAGCCTCCTAATGCCCGAGCCCTACCGAAGCGCGCATAGCGACTACATCGCCAGTTACCGCCAGTCCGGCGTTAAGAAGATCATCGGGATAGGCCGCGAGGTAGCCGGACGCAGGAAGGACGGCGCCGTATTTCCCATGCACCTCTCGATCAGCGAGGTGACTGTGGATGGGCGGCGCCTCTTCACCGGAATTACGCGCGACATATCGCGAGAGAAAAAAGCGGAAGAGTCGTTGCGCGCGCTGACGTTCCGCTACGAAGCGATTCTCGCCGCCGCGCCCGATCTGATCGTCGAAGTCGATCGCAATCGCAAGCACGTATGGATGAACCAGGCGGCGCTGAATTTTTACGGCGACGACGCCATCGGCCGCGAGCCGGCCGACTACTTCTACGGGCCGCAAGACACCTACGAGACCGTCAGCCCGCTCCTCGAAGGATTGGACGAGACCGTCTACGTCGAGAGTCTGCAGCGCCGAAGGGACGGCGAACCGCGGCTCTTGGCGTGGTGGTGCCGTTGTCTGCGCGATTCGGAAGGCAAGGTCATCGGCGCGCTGTCTACCGCGCGCGACATCACGAACCGGAAGCGCAACGAGCAGGAGCAGAAACGCCTGCTCGGCGAACTGACCGAGCGCAACAAGAAGATTACGTGCCTGTACAGCGTCGGTCGTGCGATCGCCGCCGCCAAATCGGACCAGGACCTGTTTGAAGCGTTGGTCCAATTGATTCGCCCGGCGTGTTACAAACCCGAAACAGCGCGCGCCCGCGTCACCTACGACGGCCAGCAGTACGCCGAGCCGGGCGTGCAGGAAACGCCGTGGGGGTTTGCGTCGGATATACGGGTCGGCGGACGCAAGCGCGGATCGATCGAGGTGTTCTACCTCGAGGCGCGCGACCAGGACGAGGCGCGCCATTTCCTTCGCGAGGACCGTGACCTGATCGAAGCCATCGCGCAAACAATCGGCGAGACCGAAGAGCGGCGGTACGCCGAGGCCCAGGTCATTCAGGCGTCGAAGCTCGCGTCCGTCGGCGAACTTGCCGGAGGCGTCGCGCACGAGATCAACAATCCCATCAACGGCATCATGAACTGCGCGGACATCCTCATGAGCAGCGTGCGCGAGGGGACCCGCGAGCGGCAGTACGTCGAACTCATTCGTTCGGAGGCCGATCGCGTTGCAATCATTGTGCGCAATTTGCTGACGTTCAGCCGCCAGGAACGCGAAGAACACAGCCAGGCGCGCCTCACAGACATCGTGAACGTGGTTCTGTCGCTCTCGGGAAAGAGCATTGCGAAAGCGCACATCGATCTGACCGTCGACGTGCCGGAGGACCTGCCCAAGGTGCGCTGCCGCAGCGAACGCATCCAGCAGGTCCTGATGAACCTCATCATCAACGCATTGCACGCGCTCGAAGAGCGATACCCCGGCGCGGACCCGAACAAGAAATTGTTCATTCGCGGCGCGGTGGTCAGTCTGTTCGGCAGGCGGCACATGCGGCTCACCGTTGAAGATTACGGCACCGGTATCGATCCGACCCATATAGACCGGTTGTTCGACCCGTTCTTTACAACCAAGGGGCGCGACAAAGGCACCGGCCTCGGGTTGTCCGTTTCCGACGGTATCGTGAAAGAGCACGGCGGCACGCTGAGTGTCGAAAGCGAATTCGGAAATTTCACCCGCTTTCACGTGGACCTGCCGCTGGATACCGCGCCCAACGGCGGCGATCGCAAGGAGAATAAGTGA